The following coding sequences are from one Streptomyces sp. V3I7 window:
- a CDS encoding aminopeptidase P family protein: MGNIGREEISGTHDDAIPQKFLDLMGSGWREEDVDLTPVPQVKQLARRRALLSAAFPGDTLVIPTGNIHSRTFGAPHEFRGGSDFIWLTGDQDPDSVLVLHPSGDGHDAVLYAQPRSDASSGAQYLDRIHGEVWHGRCYSPGEKAVRLEIETRPLTELPKALAPVASSPRLRVLRGYDRGIDGWMESGWLPVTPENRERDALLASVLSELRLVKDEWEIAQLQDAVDATVRGFEDVARRLRPDALTPERYIEGVFSWRARVEGNGPGYSSIAAGGPRSTILHWSRNDAVVEPGQILLMDMGVENVHCYTADVTRVLPVSGTFSPAQRAVYDIVHASRTAGYEAMAPGVAFADIQAVCSRVLAEGLHGLGLLKGSVDEALDPSTMEYRRWSLHGFGHMLGLDIHDCGHSRPEYYGGGVLRENHVLTMEPGLYLQPHDELVPEELRGIGVRIEDDVQITATGAKLLTRALPTESHEVEAWLAAQREAGPREPGADDV; this comes from the coding sequence ATGGGCAACATCGGGCGGGAAGAGATCTCGGGAACCCACGACGATGCCATTCCGCAGAAGTTCCTGGACCTCATGGGGTCGGGCTGGCGCGAGGAGGACGTCGACCTCACTCCGGTCCCCCAGGTGAAGCAGCTCGCCCGACGCCGGGCGCTCCTCTCGGCGGCGTTCCCGGGGGACACCCTGGTGATCCCCACCGGGAACATCCACTCCCGTACCTTCGGCGCGCCCCACGAGTTCCGCGGGGGCAGCGACTTCATCTGGCTGACCGGCGACCAGGATCCCGACTCCGTGCTGGTGCTGCACCCTTCGGGCGACGGCCATGACGCCGTCCTCTACGCGCAGCCGCGGTCGGACGCCTCGAGCGGCGCCCAGTACCTCGACCGGATCCACGGCGAGGTCTGGCACGGCCGGTGCTACTCGCCCGGCGAGAAGGCCGTCCGTCTGGAGATCGAGACTCGTCCGCTGACGGAGCTGCCGAAGGCGCTGGCGCCGGTGGCGTCCTCGCCGCGGCTGCGGGTCCTGCGCGGCTACGACCGCGGGATCGACGGCTGGATGGAGTCGGGGTGGCTGCCGGTCACGCCCGAGAACAGGGAGCGGGACGCGCTGCTCGCGAGTGTGCTGTCCGAGCTGCGCCTGGTGAAGGACGAGTGGGAGATCGCCCAGCTCCAGGACGCGGTCGACGCGACGGTGCGCGGCTTCGAGGACGTGGCCCGGCGGCTGCGGCCCGACGCCCTGACGCCTGAGCGGTACATCGAGGGCGTCTTCTCGTGGCGTGCGCGCGTGGAGGGCAACGGGCCCGGCTACAGCTCCATCGCGGCCGGCGGCCCCCGCTCCACGATCCTGCACTGGTCGCGCAACGACGCCGTCGTGGAGCCGGGCCAGATCCTGCTGATGGACATGGGCGTGGAGAACGTCCACTGCTACACGGCCGACGTGACGCGCGTGCTTCCGGTGTCCGGCACGTTCAGCCCCGCGCAGCGCGCGGTGTACGACATCGTGCACGCGTCGCGGACCGCGGGCTACGAGGCGATGGCCCCCGGCGTCGCGTTCGCCGACATCCAGGCGGTGTGCAGCCGGGTGCTCGCCGAGGGCCTGCACGGGCTCGGCCTGCTCAAGGGCAGCGTGGACGAGGCGCTGGACCCGTCGACGATGGAGTACCGCCGCTGGTCGCTGCACGGGTTCGGGCACATGCTCGGCCTGGACATCCACGACTGCGGGCACTCCCGGCCGGAGTACTACGGCGGCGGTGTCCTGCGCGAGAACCACGTGCTGACCATGGAGCCGGGCCTGTACCTCCAGCCGCACGACGAGCTGGTGCCCGAGGAACTGCGCGGCATCGGCGTGCGGATCGAGGACGACGTCCAGATCACCGCCACCGGCGCCAAGCTGCTGACGCGGGCGCTGCCCACGGAGTCGCACGAGGTCGAGGCGTGGCTCGCCGCCCAGCGCGAGGCGGGTCCGCGGGAACCGGGCGCCGATGACGTCTGA